GCCAAGTGGCTCGGGGGACAAAGCGCTAAGACCCGAGCCGCTTGGTTTTCAACGGTTGCAACGTTGGGCCAAGTGGCTCGGGGGACAAAGCGCTAAGACGCAGGACGGTTGACTATCACGGGGCGGCGGCAGATGGAACAATCGGTCCAACGGGACATCGACAACTACTACGCCGATCCACTTGGTTACGTGATGTATGTCTTCCCTTGGGGCCAGCCTGGCACGCCGCTGGCGAACTTCAAGGAAGGTCCCGACAAGTGGCACCTACGGCTGTTCGCGGAGCTGACGCGGCACATCCTGGACAACCTAGAGGCCATCGAGCGCAACAAGAGCCCGGACCCTTTCCGCTACGGCGTGGCAAGTGGCCACGGGGTCGGCAAGTCGGCGTGCATGGCGTGGCTCATAAAGTGGCTGATGGCCACCCGGCCGAACTGCCGTGGCGTGGTCACCGCGAATACCGAAGCGCAGTTAAAGGGTAAGACGTGGGCCGAGCTTTCCAAATGGAACGCCATAGCATTGGACGGCAAATCCTACACGGTCAGCGCGACAGCGATATGGCGCAATGATGTAGCAAACGGCGAACGGACTTGGCGCTTCGACGCGCTCCCCTGGTCTGAGGAACGAAGTGAAGGCTTCGCGGGGCTGCACAACGCTGGCTCCGCCGTGGTGCTTATCTTCGACGAGGCGTCCGCAATCCCGGACAGTATATGGGAAGTGGCGGAAGGGGCTATGACGGACGGCGAAGCCTACTGGTTCGCGTTCGGCAACCCCACTCGCAACACAGGTCGTTTCAGGGAGATATGGGGCAAGTTCCGTGGCATGTGGCGCCGGCAGAAGGTGGACAGCCGCACCGTACGTATCACAAACAAGAAGATCCTCCAGCAATGGCAGGAAACGTACGGCGAAGACTCCGACTTCTTTAAAGTCCGCGTACGTGGGGAGTTCCCCTCGGCGGGCGACAAACAGCTAATCCCTGTGGAGATCGTGGACGCGGCGCAACAGCGCGAGCTGCCGGCGGACAACGGCGCACCTTTAATTATGGGCGTCGACGTGGCGCGATTCGGTAGCGCCGAATCCGTCGTCCGGTTCCGCCAGGGGCGGGACGCACGGAGCATACCGGCGAAGAAGTGGCGCGGCCTGGACAACATGCAGTTGGCGTACCGAATCGCCGAACTAATCGACCAACATAATCCGGACGCTGTGAACATCGACGCCGGCAACGGCTCGGGTGTCATAGACAGGTTGCGCGAACTCGGGTACCGGGTTAATGAGGTCTGGTTCGCTGGCAAGAAAGTGAACAGGCGGGACGCATACAATATGCGGTCCAGTATGTGGTTGGACATGCGGGACTGGCTAAATTCCGGCGCGATAGACGGGGATAAGGACCTGTACGATGATCTAATCGGCCCCGAGTACGGATTCTCCGGCCCGGACGGAGATAAGATCGTCGTCGAGCCCAAGGAGAAAATGGTAGATCGGGGTTTGTCGAGCCCGGACAACGGCGACGCGCTGGCGCTGACCTTCGCGGTTAGGGTGGCGGCGCCCAATCTCAAGGTAAAGCGGATGCGTGCCCGGTCAGGTCAGCAAGCCGAGGGAGTGGACTACAACGTTTATTCGGTGTAGAATTGGTAATATCGCAATCTGTTTTAGTTTGTGCAACCTACACAGGGCGCCGGATATGGGATCAAAAATAACAGATGACTTGCTGGGTATCGACCCGCCGCAGCTGCCGGAGCCGCCCCCACCGCCCGCACCGCCGACGTTTGCGGAAAACAAACCCGCCGTGGAAGCGGCGGGAAAAAAGGTGCGCAACATGTTTCCAACCAATGACCGTAATTTCTTTTCGAACGGGTTTAGGGGGTACACGTCTCCGGCGGGTAGACTCGCATCTAAGACGTTGCTAGGCGGATGAGCAACGCGAAGCAAATCATCAAACGGTATGAGCGGTTAAAGTCCGATAGAGGGACGCTCGAATCGCATTGGCAGGAAATCGCGGAGCGGGTCATGCCGAACTTCTCCGGCGCGTTCGACGGGTCGGACGACACCAAGGGCGACAAGCGGACAAGTAAGATGTTCGACGCCACCGCGTCGCATGGCCTGGAACGGTTCGCGGCTGCGATGGAGTCCATGTTGACGCCTCGTAATAGTAAATGGCACCGGCTAACCCCGAGCGACCCGGTGTTGGCGAAGTCCAGAAACGTGTCACTGTGGTTCGAGGAAGTCACGCGGTTGCTATTCGCGATGCGGTACAGCCCCCGAGCCAACTTCGCGTCGCAGATGCACGAAAAGTACATGAGCCTGGGCGCCTTTGGTACCGCCGGGATGTTTGTGGACGAGCGGGCCGGCGGAGGGATTCGGTATCACACTTTGAATCTAGCGCGAGTGTTTTTCGCGGAGAATCACGACGGCATCGTGGACACAATGTTCAGGACGCTGGAGTACACAGCGCGCCAGGCCGTCCAGCGCTGGGGCAAAGACAGGCTGCCACCGGCGATCGTGTCGGCCTTTGAGAAGGACCCCGACAAACCGTTTAAGTTCTTGCACGCTGTCATGCCGCGCGAAGACGTGCAACACGGTCGGATGGACTACAAGGGCATGCCGTTCGCGTCGTACTACGTCGCGCTCGACACGCAAAGCGTGGTGTCGGAGGGCGGGTACCACGCGTTCCCGGTGCCGATATCGCGGTATGTGACCGGGCCAGGTGAAGTGTACGGCCGGTCCCCCGCTATGCTGGCCCTGCCAGCCATCAAGACGCTAAACGAGCAGAAAAAGACGCTGCTAAAACAGGGTCACAGGGCGGTGGACCCGGTACTACTCCTGGCGGACGACGGGGTAATAAGCACGTTCAACATGCGCCCAGGCGCGCTTAACCACGGCGCGATGACGGCCGAGGGCAAGCGGCTAGTGGATATTCTCCCGACGGGCAACGTTGCCGTCGGGCACCAAATGATGGAAATGGAACGGCAGGACATCAACGAAGCGTTTCTAGTGACGTTGTTCCAAATTCTGGTGGACACCCCGCAGATGACGGCAACGGAAGTATTAGAGCGGGCCCGCGAGAAAGGCGCGTTGCTTTCACCGACGATGGGCCGCCAGCAATCGGAGTCGTTGGGGCCGCTTATTGAGCGCGAGCTGGACATCATGGCGCGGCAAGGGTTGCTACCGGAAATGCCGCCAGAACTCGTGGAAGCGCAGGGCGAGTACACCATTGAGTACGATAGCCCACTAAGCCGGGCGCAGAAAGCGGAGGAGGCCGCCGGCATGTTTCGAGCGATGGAATTTGCGACGGCCTACGCCACTCAGACCGGTGATCCATCGGCGTTTGACCACATCGATGTGGATATCGCAATGCCTGAGATCATGACGATAAACGCAGTGCCGGAGCGGTGGAAGCGCTCGGCCGAATCCATCCAAGCGCTACGTGAGCAACGGGCGCAAACCCAACAAACACAGCAAATGATCGAAGCGGCTCCCGCTGTCAGCTCAGTGATAAAAACCCAATCGCAGGTGTAGCACATGCTCGACGAAGCGCGCCGCCGTGTCCGTGATTTTTTATCAACTCGCAGACACGCATACCGCCGGACGTTTAAATCAGGCGAAGACAGTCGTAGGGTCTTACAGGACCTTGCTAAGTTTTGCCGGGCACACGAAACGACGGTAGGCGAGAATGATCGTGCAACACTGGTACTTGAAGGCCGCCGCGAAGTGTGGCTACGCATTCAACAGCATTTGCAACTGACCGACGAAGAGTTGTGGAAACTCTACATGCGCGGCGAATGACATCTAAAGGGGAGACAGCATGACGACCGAGACAGCACCCAGCACTAGCGCGACGAACGAGACGGCGCAGACAACAGGCGCGAGCCCCGCACCGGCCGCGCCTGCGGCGCCGGCGACGGATTGGTCCGCCGGGCTAGACCCCGACACGGGCGCGTACACGAAGAATAAAGGGTGGAAAGCTCCGAGTGACATTATCACCAGCTATCGCAATCTAGAAAAGGTCATTGGCGCAGACCGCGCTGGGCGAACGGTGGTGTTACCCGGCAAGGACGCGAAGCCGGAGGAGTTGGAAGCACTGTATAACCGTCTGGGCCGGCCTGCATCCCCGGATAAGTACAGTATTTCCGCAGAAGGCGACGACGGCGGCTTCACCGAGTGGGCGCGCGGCACATTTCACAAGTCCGGGTTGACGGACGTGCAGGCCAAAAGTCTGGCGGGGGAGTACCAAGCTTACGCAAAGCAAGTGAGCGAGCGGCGCGCGGCGGAGATGGCAGATAAAATGGCCGCCGAGCACGAATCACTGAAGAAAGAGTGGGGCGCCAAGTACGAGCACAACGTTGGGGTGGCTAAACGGGCTGCCGCCGCGTTCGGCGTGCCCCCGGAAGTATTGGACACCCTGCAACAGGCTATCGGGTTCGCCGGAGTCATGAAGTTCATGGCGACCGTAGGGGCGAAGATGGGTGAGGACACGTTCGAGGAGGGGGGAGACAAAGGCGGCGGGTTCGGGCTGCTGTCCCCGGCGGAGGCCAAGGCAGAGCTTGACCGGTTAATGTCGGATAAGGATTTCAAGACAGCGTGGCTTGACAAGAATCATCCCCGCCACGCCGAAATGATGGAGCGCAAGGCCCGGCTAGTTCAGATGGCGTCCGTATGATGGACAAGATAGAAGCCCGGGTCCGGTGTATGGAGCTGGCGCAGCGGTTGGCCGCGTCGCATGCGTTGCGAGATCCACACGAAGTTGTTGCAATCGCGCGTGTTTTGTGCGAATATGTTATGGACGGTGATGTAACACAAATTAAAAGCGTCACGTCTCCCGAACCCGCCGCCCCTGAAGGCGGCGGGAACGGGGTTAAGCGGACAACCTTGCATAGGCCCGCTGGCGGCCGGAAAGACGGCACTACATAGGCCCCTCACCGAGGACAAGCCGGGAGATTCGCAGCGCCCGAAATGCTGCTTATGTTTCGGTTTATCTATGAGGTAGGAGCAACTGTATGTCTTTCCAGGTTACAACCGCTTTCGTTAACGATTACAAAGCGACCATTCAAGCGCTGCTTCAACAGAAAGGCAGCAAGCTAGAAATTGCTGTCACCACGGAGTCTTATGTAGGTAAAGGTGGCCGCGTAGTTGACCAGATTGGCGCGGTGACAGCCCGCAAGAAATCTACTCGCCACGGCGACACTCCTTTGATTTCTACGCCGCACGACGCGCGTTGGGTTTATCCCGCCGATTACGAGTGGGCGGATCTTGTCGATGATGTTGACAAGCTTCGTATGATCACGGACCCGACCAGTGCCTACGCGCAGAACGGCGCAAACGCGTTGAACAGGGCTAAAGACGACGAAATCATCGCGGCTTTTCATGGTGACGCGAAGACGGGCGAAGATGGCGGCACAACCACCGCGTTTCCTTCAACTCAAGTGGTAGCCGTAACCGTCGGCTCTGGTTCCCCCACCGGGTTGAATGTGGCAAAACTGCGAGCGGCCAAGAAAATCTTGATGGCCAACGAAGTTGATATCGACACCGATATGCTGTTTGTCACCATCTCGGCGGACGAGCACGACGAAATGTTGGCGGAAGCGCAGGCAATCAGCCGCGATTACAACGACAAGCCGGTTCTGGTGGAAGGCAAGATCACCTCCTTCATGGGATTCAACTTCATCCACACTGAGCGACTGAAGACGGACGGAAGCGGGTATCGTCGCCTCGCAGCTTGGGCTAAGTCGGGTATGCACCTCGGCAAGTGGAACGACATCAGTACCAAGATCAGCGAGCGTGCGGACAAATCGCACTCCACCCAGGTGTATTTGAACGGCACTTTCGGCGCGACACGCCTTGAAGAAGGCAAGGTCGTTGAAATCAAGTGCACCGTGTAATCGCTGAAACGAAAGAGGAAACGTAAAATGGCTGTTGTAAATCTGTACGGTTCGCGGTACATGACCGATGTAGCGAACACGACGCCCCCGAAAAAGGTACCGTTTGATCTTCAAGCCGGAAAAGTCAGGTATTCGTTTGACACGGTAGAAGTCGGCGCGACCGATAGCGCGAATTCGACGTACAAGCTAGCCCGCATCCCGACTAGCGCACGTGTGCTTGTTGGTTCGAAGCTGTACTGGGACGACCTCACTACAGGTGCTGGCACACCTACCATTAACTTAGGCTTTGCCGCGGTCGATGGCAACGGAGCGGACGGTGCAAGCGCGCTTAACGATGGCCTTGCGGTGTCGGCGGCGGGTTCGGCAAACGTCGTGAAGGACCACGCGAACGGCGGTAAGCGCGTGTGGGAGCACATTGGCCTGGCGAAAGATCCAGGTGGTTACGCAGACGTAGTGGTTACGCTTGCAGCAGCGGGTGTGGATGCGGCGGGAACCATCTCTTTGGAACTCATGTTCGCTGGCGGTTAAAGCCCGGGCTGTTGGGCGGCGTTAGACGCGCCGCCCCCTTCTTCTTCCGGGGGGGTCTGTGCCTAATTCGAGATACATCGAAGCCATGCGTGTGCAGAAGTACGAGGACATCCGCATTGAGGTTACGGGCGCGATGACCTTCGATCTTATCGTGTGGGTAAAAGACACCCTAACCCCGGCCGAAGTCGCGGTGCTTCTTGAAAAAGTCAAACTGCGGCTGATTCAAGCCGGCAGAGCCGAGGGCTGATCATGGCCTCGGTGGTCTCCGTCTGCAACAGAGCGCTCGCCCTATTGGGCGAAGCAGCTATCACTTCGCTAACCGAGAACACCCGGGCGGCCCGCGAATGCGGCCGTATTTTTGATGACATTCGGCGCCGAGAACTGCGCAAACACATTTGGAATTTCGCCCGAGCCCGCGTCACGTTGGCTCCCGACTCCACTGCGCCCGCGTTCGGGTACAACTATCAGTTCACGCTCCCGTCGGATTGGATACGAACTATTCCCCAAAACACGGCCGCCGACTGGATCACGGAAGGGCGGAAGATCCTCACGAGCGAAACCGACACGCTGGAACTCGTGTACCTCAAGGATGTAACTGATGTTGGTCAGTGGGACGAGCTGTTCGCCGATGTTGTTGTGTGCGCCCTGGCCGAAACACTGGCCGAAAAGCTCACGCAGTCAACGTCCAAGCGCGATGCTGCGCGCCGTGACTATCGAACGGCGCTGTCGGAAGCTCGCACCGCGAACGCGTTTGAGAAAGTTGCGGACGAAGAACCCGAGGACACTTGGATCACTGCGCGTCTATGAGCACGCACACTGTAATTCAAAACGCATTCAACGCCGGCGCACTGGATCCCCTAATGCACGGCCGCACGGATGTTCAGAAGTATGTCGCCGGGCTTGCCGAGTGCACTAATTTCGTGCCGCTGAAACAGGGTCCGCTTGTCCGTCGGCCGGGCTTTCGCTTCGTTAAAAAAGCGGACGGCAGCGTGGCCATTGCCTCCAGCAAGAACACCCTGTTCCCGTTTTTGTTTAGTCAGACACAAGCCTACGCCATGGCCTTTTCCGACAACGCTTTCAAAGTGATGATCGACCGCACCTTGGACCACGGCGGCGTAACAACACTCACAGAAAGCGAGCTGGTAGGAAGGCAATATGCGCAGCACGGTGACTTACTGCTTTTGCCCTCTAAGAACTCGCTACCCTACTGCTTGCTTAGGACCGGCACTTCGTCATGGAACACCTTCGACATGGTGTACGGAAATGCGCGTTTTGAGTTAAAGGACGGCCCCTATCAGGCGGAGAACACGACCGCGACAACGCTTACTTGGGCGTCCACTAACCGCGTTACAGCGTCTAGTACCACCGGCATCAACAATGACGCCGGCTTCCTTGCCGCCGACATTGGGCGCTGCATCCGGCTTATAAACGACGCGGGTAACGGCTGGTATTGGTGCGCGATAACGGCGATAGTCAGCACAACAGTCGTTGATGTGGGCCCGTTGTACAACGTAGGGCCCACCGGATCCGCGATAACTGGCGCCAGAACCCGCTGGCGCCTCGGGTACTACTCCGCCACATCCGGCCCCGCTTGCGTTGCTTTCCACGAGCACCGAATGTGGATGCTGGGCGGGGTGGATTCGCCGGATTTGATATCGGCAAGTGTCATAGGGGATTTCTTGAATTTCTCCCCGACAGCGCAAGGGACGGACACAGTTACGGATGACTCGGGGTTGGTGCGCAGGCTCGGCACACAAGGGGCGGACGAGATACTGTGGGCCAGAAGCGCCACGGGCGGGCTGTTGATCGGCACCGTAAGTAGTGAGTGGGTGGCCCGCACGTCCCTCGATCAAGGCGCGGTGACACCCACCGCGATTAAGCTTGACCGGTTGAGTTCCATCGGCAGCGCCAATGCAAACGTAGTGTATTCCGAAGGGCGCGTCATCTTCATCGGACAATCGACAAGGGGCATCTACGAGGTGGGAACAACGCCTTCCGCAGAAGGCACTTACGCAATAGAGCTGACCACGCTGGCGGCCCATTTATGCAAAGCCGGTATCCGCAAGCTCGCGTTGCAGCAAGCGCCTTTTGGCATCCTGTGGGCACTGTTGGAAGATGGCACCTTGGTCAGTACCACATACAGCCCGCAACATAGTGTCGCCGCTTTGGCCGCACAACCGTTGTCTGAGTCGCCAAACGGGCTCGGTTTCAAGTACGCCGTAGAAGATATTCTTTGTATACCGAACGCATCGGCCAAGCAGGATGATCTGTGGATCATTGCCCAGCGAAGCTCTACGCGGCACGCGGCGCACTTAGAGTCGTTTGCCACGGAGGAATCGAGCATACAGGACTCTTTTTATGTCGATATGGGCGCCACATACGACGGTGCGCCCGCCACAATTATAAGCGGCCTGGAGCACCTGGAAGGCCACGTAGTACGTGTGCTGACAGATGGGGCGTCGCACCCCGACCGCGTCGTGAGCAGCGGCGCTATCACGTTGGCGTACAGTGCTTCCAAGGTCCAAGTCGGCCTGGGGTATAGAAGCCATATGCAGACACTTCCTGTGGAAGTGCCCACGGGCACAGGTACTGCGCAGTTTAAAATCAAGCGAATCCACAGGCTGTGGCTGCGTTTGCTAAACACGGTGGGTCTGCGGGCAGGGCGGGACGTGACCCACGTAGAGGAGCTTGTCTTTCGTGATACGAACGACGCGCTCACGGCAGCTGTACCGCTGTTCACCGGCGACAAGGTGGCCTCGTTCGAAGACGCATACAACTCGGCAGGTGTTGTGTACGTAGAGAAAGACGACGCGCTACCGGCTACGATCTTAGCGCTCGGCGCACAACTCGAAGTCGCGGACGCATGAGGACGGTACCATACAAGCCGGAGCACCTAATATCGTTGAGTCTGCAACCGGCGCAGCAGTATTTGGGCGGGTTTGTGACCCAAGCTTACGCCGATGCTCTGGCGCGGTACGACTCGTACACAATAATGGACGACGCGGGCGCCATCGTTGCGTGCGCTGGCATATTGCCCCAATGGCAGAACCGGGCGTTCGGTTGGTCGTTCATCGCAGCAGACGCCGGCCGCCATTTCACGTACATACACCGCGCCGTATCTGCGTTCTTGGACCGCGTACCGGTTCGGCGGATCGAGACGACGGTTGATTGTGAGTTTGCAGCTGGGCACAGATGGGCGCGGCTGTTGGGTTTCAGTCTGGAAGCAGAACGTATGCGCGGCTACCGGGTTGACGGTGGCGACTGTGCGCTCTATGCGAGGGTTAAATAATGGGTGCAGCGGTAGTGCCTCTTGTGGTCGGCAGTACGGCGTTGAACGTCCTTTCAGCGCGCCAAGAAGCCAAGGCCGCATCGGCGGCAAGCGTGTACAACGCCACCATAGCGGAACAAAACGCGACGCTGGCGAAACAGAACGCCGAGATCCAAGAGGAAGAGGCGCGCCTGGAAGCTCGAAGGAATCTAGGTGCAGCGACGGCCAGGGCGGCGGCGGGCGGGGGGGCCATCGAAGGATCCGTTGTAGACGCGTTGGCGAGTCAGGCCATGTTCGACGAGTTAAGTGCGTTGACAGTGCGCCACCGAGGCGAACTAGAGGCGTTGGGTTTCACGAACACGGCGAAGCTCGATCGGGCGAATGCCAAGAACGCGAAGACCCAAGGCAAAATCAACATGGCGTCCGCTATCTTATCTGGCGGGGCTCAAATGACGGCCCTTAAGCGAGGTTAAAATGCCGCGCATACTCCCCAACAGTTACGTCGGCGGTCGCTCCGCTTCTGCCGCTGATGCGGCGCCCTCGCTGGGTCCTCTGGCGCAAGCGGCGGACGATATCACACGTAGCGCGGCTCAAGCTGTCGAAGCACAACGTGTGGCGAAAGCAACTAGCGCAGCGGCCCGGGCAACGCAAGAGATATCTGAACTGGCATTCCAACTGAAGAATGGATGGCAGGATGAAGAGGGCAAGCTTGTCGCGCCACCCCCGGCCGCGCAGCATTACCAAATATACCAGGACCGAGTGAAACAAATTAACAAACGGTTCCGGGACGAGCTGACCGACGACCGGGCGTATGCTCTTTATGAATCCGATTTCACACAGGCCGCGCTCAAAACAAGTTTCGACGTACGCAGTAACGCCACTGAACGTATGCGCGGTGAGACCCGCGCGGAGTTGGACGCCACCGTGGACGCACTAGCCGGCATCGCGGCAACGTCTGACACCGCCGGGCGCGCTCTGGCTCACACCCGCATTCAGGACGCTATAGCGCGCGCAACCGCAACCGGCGCGCTTAGCCCGGCGGAAGGGTTCGCGAAGATGCAGACGTACAACCAGGTACTGTCCCGCGCCGACGTGAAAGCTGGTCTAATGGCGGACCCCGCGAAAGTAGCCTTGGGGATAATGGGTAACGATTACCCTGGAATAACATCTCCGGAAGAGCGCGTTGAGTGGTTGAAGGCCGCGCACGATGTCGAAAACGCACGCGTCACCGCCGCCATGGCCGCGCTTGATAAAGCTCGATCGGAGTCGGATAGAGCGCGCCGCGACATGGAAGAGGCCACGGCCAAATCGGGATACGAACTAATTGCGCAACGCAAATTAACCCCGCAGTGGGTTGTGCAAAACCGCGCCAATTTGGATCAGGGCGCCTATAAGTACTTACTTGAAGAGGCATCCGGCGCAACCCCCGTGACGCCTGATCTAGCGACGTACGGCCCGCTACGGCTGCGGGCTAGCGCTGGGGAGGACGTGCGCCGCGAAGCAGAACAGGCGCTTTACTCGCGTCGCATAGATATTGGGTTATTCAACACGCTGGTTTCTGAGGTCGAGCAGGTGAAGAGTGGGGCTACACCCCCGAATCTGTACACCGCCGGCCGGAAATTCTTGGAGGCGTGGACCCAACCAAGTGAGCTGATTGACAACGAGGCGGCCAAACAAATGGCGGCCAACGCCATGCTAGCTTGGGACACGTGGTATAGGGAGCACCCGGACGCCACGCGGGCGGAGGGTGAAGCGGAGTTCCAGCGTATTGCCTACTCGGCTACGCTGGTAGCCGCAGAGAACCTTATGATATCCAATCTACTCCCTCGCGGCATGGGGCGTACTCGGCCGAAAAACAAAGACGAACTCCGCCCGGCGTTAATTGCAGCTGTGGAGAAAACAGAGGCAATGCGCAAGGCAAAAGAGATCGACGAGCAGGAATACAGGCAAGAGCTCAAGCTGTTGTCCCAATGGCATTTGGTTTTGAAGACACTGGAGCAAGCGCCCAATGCAAAATGAACTGACACCGGACAACGACGACGCTACGGCCGAGTTATACGAGCGCGAGGAAGCGGCTCGCGCCGAGGTGATGCGCGCGGAGCTGATGGGGTTGACCCTCGGGGCGGAGGACACAGCCGCGCCGGAGAGTGAGGCACCAGCGAAGCAGGAATCGGAGCCACCTAGCGTGTCCGCAGTGGCCACCGACGTAGCGGAAGGAATCATTGAGACGCCCGTGCAAATTGTCGGCGGCGTCATAGATGCTGTCAACGAAGTGTCGGACATGGCGCACGAAGCGGCGCAGTGGGCCAACGAGAACATATTCGACTTGGGCACCCTCCGCCTAGACGAAAATGGCCTGTCGTGGGAATCTGGCGTGCCGGCTGAAAATGAGTTACGCGCGCCGACGACTGAACAAGCGGACAGCACCACAGGCGGCGCGGTAAGAGCTATTGCGCGTTTCGCCGCAGGATTTGCGGGCGCGGGGGCTGCGTTGGGTAATTTCAAGAAAATGCAGAGTGCCGGCGCGGTGACGCAAATAACCGCGAAGAGCGCACTGGCGGGGTTCGCGGCAATGGACCCGCACGAACGGCGGTTGTCGGATCTCGTGCAAGAATATCCAGCGTTAGCGAACCCGGTCGCCGCAGCCTTGGAAGCTGACCCAGAAGACAACGCGGCCATCGGGAGATTGAAGTCCGCGTTTGAGGAAGTGTTCGTTGGCCACGTCGCCACCACGGTCATCGACGGCGCGGTAGCCGGAGTCAAAGCGATTCACGCGGCGCGCGCGGCAAAATCAAAGCTAGAGACTGCCGCCGCAAAGGAAGCGCCCATACCGATGGACGCGGAGGTAAAGGCCGCGCAGGATGCGCCGAAGCCAGACCTTAGTGTACTTGGCGACTTAGACACCGACGAGATCCTTATAAAGAGGAAAGCTCGCAGCGCAATGGGGCAAACGGAGGGCATCACGCCCGCTGATTTAGCTAAACCGTTGGATGATCAGGCAGAGCATTACGAAATAAATTGGGCGCGCGTAGACAGCCCCGACGATATGCGCACTGTGCTGCAAAACTTGGCCGACGTAACGGCTAAAAATCTAGACAACGCTGGGCGCAAGACCCGCAGCTTCAAGACGACAGAATTGGCTGCGAGTCGGTTGGATGCATGGGACCTACTCGCCAAGCGTGGGAAAGGGGACGCGGCCAACGCGGAGGAATTAACAGCGCTGCGCACACTGTGGGCATCGGCGGGCGACAAGCTCGCAGAAGTGGTTCGCGCGACGAACGTCAACCCATCAACTGCGAATTTGTACGCTACGCGCAAGATGATAGCTATTGCCCACATGATCCAGCGGGAAGTGGAGGGGGCGAAGACTGAGGCGGGCCGAGCGCTCGGTGCACTGCGCATATCCGCGAAGGCGGATGCTATTCGCATGCAACAGATGCAAGCGATGTTGGAACAGAGTGGCGGGCAAGGCGTCACCAAAGAGATAGTGAAGTCGCTCCAGAATCTACTCGACACCGGCAATTACGCTGGCATTGAGAAGATGGTTGCCAAGTCTCCGTGGGCCAAGACAAAGGCCGCCGTGAAGCAGTTGTATATTTCCGGGATGCTAACCAATCCGGCATCACACGTAGCCAATGCGCTAGGCGGCGCCACCATGGCAATGATGGAGGTCGCGGAGCGCTCTGTAGCCCGTGGAGTATCTGTGGCGCTGAACACGAGGGGTGGCGTAGAGAAAGGTGAAGCGTTGGCAATGTGGGCGGGCCAGGTTGAAGGAATAAAAGACGCGCTGCGCATATCAGCAAAAGGGGC
The Dehalococcoidia bacterium genome window above contains:
- a CDS encoding terminase produces the protein MEQSVQRDIDNYYADPLGYVMYVFPWGQPGTPLANFKEGPDKWHLRLFAELTRHILDNLEAIERNKSPDPFRYGVASGHGVGKSACMAWLIKWLMATRPNCRGVVTANTEAQLKGKTWAELSKWNAIALDGKSYTVSATAIWRNDVANGERTWRFDALPWSEERSEGFAGLHNAGSAVVLIFDEASAIPDSIWEVAEGAMTDGEAYWFAFGNPTRNTGRFREIWGKFRGMWRRQKVDSRTVRITNKKILQQWQETYGEDSDFFKVRVRGEFPSAGDKQLIPVEIVDAAQQRELPADNGAPLIMGVDVARFGSAESVVRFRQGRDARSIPAKKWRGLDNMQLAYRIAELIDQHNPDAVNIDAGNGSGVIDRLRELGYRVNEVWFAGKKVNRRDAYNMRSSMWLDMRDWLNSGAIDGDKDLYDDLIGPEYGFSGPDGDKIVVEPKEKMVDRGLSSPDNGDALALTFAVRVAAPNLKVKRMRARSGQQAEGVDYNVYSV
- a CDS encoding GNAT family acetyltransferase → MRTVPYKPEHLISLSLQPAQQYLGGFVTQAYADALARYDSYTIMDDAGAIVACAGILPQWQNRAFGWSFIAADAGRHFTYIHRAVSAFLDRVPVRRIETTVDCEFAAGHRWARLLGFSLEAERMRGYRVDGGDCALYARVK
- a CDS encoding phage head-tail adapter protein, yielding MSNAKQIIKRYERLKSDRGTLESHWQEIAERVMPNFSGAFDGSDDTKGDKRTSKMFDATASHGLERFAAAMESMLTPRNSKWHRLTPSDPVLAKSRNVSLWFEEVTRLLFAMRYSPRANFASQMHEKYMSLGAFGTAGMFVDERAGGGIRYHTLNLARVFFAENHDGIVDTMFRTLEYTARQAVQRWGKDRLPPAIVSAFEKDPDKPFKFLHAVMPREDVQHGRMDYKGMPFASYYVALDTQSVVSEGGYHAFPVPISRYVTGPGEVYGRSPAMLALPAIKTLNEQKKTLLKQGHRAVDPVLLLADDGVISTFNMRPGALNHGAMTAEGKRLVDILPTGNVAVGHQMMEMERQDINEAFLVTLFQILVDTPQMTATEVLERAREKGALLSPTMGRQQSESLGPLIERELDIMARQGLLPEMPPELVEAQGEYTIEYDSPLSRAQKAEEAAGMFRAMEFATAYATQTGDPSAFDHIDVDIAMPEIMTINAVPERWKRSAESIQALREQRAQTQQTQQMIEAAPAVSSVIKTQSQV